The Acidimicrobiales bacterium DNA window ACGAGGAGGTCGTGGGTTCAAATCCCGCCTACCCGACCAGGGGGTCTCGGCAGGTTATTGAAAACGGCTCGGCAGGTTTCAACCACCCAAAGTGGTCTCCTTCGACTTGACCACGGTGAAGGAAGGCATCCTCGTCGACCAAGACGACAGCTACGAATGTGCCGACAACCCCGACGGCGACCACCACCAACTCAAACGACGCCGAGAATCGTGATGGTGACCGCATGTGGTGGTTTATGCACTGAACCGGTGGCGCTTCCGGTCCTCGATTGACCTGGTGAAACTGGGACTCCGGTTCTGGGGTTGGCTGCTCAGCAGCCCCGACTGCCCGCATAGGCGAACGCAGCCCGGTCGGCGGTGGTTACCGAAGCCTTCCTATTGAGCCTGGGATACATGACCGAGCCGTCATCGACGCTGTGGCCAATGCCGACTGCGTGGCCGAGTTCATGGATGAGGGTGGTCCGGATGAAGTCTCCACCTGTGTTCGTGTCGAGATCGTGCTTGGTGAGGATCTCGTCGGAGAGCAGGACGATCGCCTGGAAGACGATGAGGCGGTCTACGACCTTCCGGTGCCAGACCTCGGCTGCACCGAGTTCGTGGTCTTCGAGTAGGCCGGTGTCACGGTTGACCCAGATGATCTGGATGGTGTTGGGCTGGGGTGCCGGATTGTCTCCGACGGTGTGAGTTGAGTCAGTTGTCGGGGTGAACTCCAGGCCGGTGAGTTCGCCAAGTTCGGTGATGGCATCCCGGGTGGCCAGGGCGGCAGCTGTGCTATCTGCCGAAGATTCGACGGTGTCGACCGTGACTCGGATCGGCGTGCAGTTGGGCCACAGGGCGGAACCGGTCTCATCGGCGAACATCGCCGTGCTCCCTGCAAGGGCGAGTCCGGAGGCTGGATCGTTGTCGACCCGGTCGGCGCGGCGGGTGGTGCCAGCCCCGGTGAGGGTAAGGAGGTTGCGCACGGACACCGGAAGCTCGACTCGCCATTTCCGGTCAGCCGGGTTGTTGGCCCAGGCGTAGGCCTCGTTGTTGGCCCGGTCGTGCAACTCGTGGTCGCCCTGGTCGGGTGTCGGCGAATCTTGCGAGAGAAGCGCACCGGAAAAGGAGCTGACGAGGAGGGCGGTGGCCACCAGGCCGAGGCCAAGTCGCTTGGCGGGAAGTCGTTTACGATAACTCATACCGTTATTATATGACGGTAATCATGTTTGTCAACACTATTTTCGGTTATCTTTTTCGTTATTGTTTTGCGTCTATATCCGTTGGCGTATAAGGTGTCTCCCAGAGGATGGAGGTATCCAGATGGCACTAGAGCTTGTTGACCTAGCACCGGACTTTGCAGTTTCGACTACCAACGGGGCGATCCGCTTCCCCGACGGATGGGACACCCAACGCCCGTTCCTCCGCGTCGTCGCGCAGCCCCGGGGCTGACCGTGTCCCGCCCCCGAGACCCGGAACTCGACGCCAAGATCATCGAGGCGGCAACCGAGGAGTTCCACGCCGTCGGCTATGGCTCCATGAGCCTGGGGTCGATTGCCGTCCGGGCCGGTGTCCGCCCCGGTGCCGTCTACACCCGTTTCCGGGACAAACGCGATGTGTTACGAGCCATCCTCGAACATGTCTCAACCCTTCGGGCGGAACGGATACGAAACCTCCCCGGCGACGACCCCTACGAGAACCTTCTGTACGCCACTCGCGAGACGCATACTTCGGTCTCCTGGGAACACGCCTTCACAATCCCGGCCCTGGCGCTCATGGGCACCGAGGAGGCCAACGAGGTCCGGGATCTGATCCGCGACGACATGGCCCGTAACCGCCATATGGAACTTCTCCGCCCAGCACTCAAGCAGGCTGTTGCCGCAGGAGTCCTGCCGGACAACATGTCCGTCAACTACGCGTCAGCAATGATCCTCGGCGCCTACTTCACCTTCAGACTCGGCGTCGACTCCGAGCACTGGCCCGCCGACATGCCCGAAAAGCTCCTGCAAACTCTTGGAGCGAAGGCCCCTTAAACCTCCACCGACTACCACGACCCTGACCAAGGACGACGGTTCGACCGTGCAGGTCTCCAAGTGCCCGAACGACCACGGAAAGATCAAGTCCCCACTGTGTTGTGGCGCCGACATGGCGTGCGCTTTCTGAACAGACTCCTGATCCGGACCTGACGGGTCCGGACGTTCTGACAGGTCAGCGAAGACGGAATACGGCGACCGGCGACGTCTGGTCAACGTTGGGTCCGGCACCGTAGGTGACCACCCGATGGATGGTCGGCTCGATGATGGTTCCGGCGGCCACATCAGTGGCGAACCGGGCCTCGAAGCCGTGGGCCGTGAAGTGGTCGGGGTTGATTCCGATGGCGAACAGCGCCCCTGGCCGGGCAATGCGATACAGCTCGTCGAACGCGTCGGGCCCCACATGGCCATGGGTGAACGTGCCACAACTGACAACGGCCCCGTAGGAATTGCCGACCAGGGGCAGCACGGCTGTCAGGTCGCCCACGTGGAGACTCGAGTAGACGGCCTCGCCCGACGCTGTCGACTTGGTGCCAGCCTGCTCCAACATCTCCGGCGACAAGTCGAGGCCGTCGAGTAGTGACGGGCAGCGGTGGTCGAGCCGCAACGCCTCACCGACCAGACCGGTGCCGCAACCGACATCGAGCACCGGCCCGTCGTCAGGAGTCGCCGAGGCGAGAAAGGCCCCTGCTACCCCGAGGTGGTATTGGTAGGCGTTCTCCTTGATGAACCCCGATTCGTAGCTGTCGGCCCACCGGGCGTACAGGTTTCGGTTGTCGTCCGGAGTCTCGACCGCGTAGGCATCAGCCAGGTCGAAATCGCCGTCACCCATCTACTCCACCTCCCCCTCGAATTGATCATTGAGCCCATGGACCCCCCCACAGGAGGGAGGGTGAAAGATCTATCCGAGGGCTCGGAGTAGCACAAGGCCTCCGAGCTTTCGGAAACGCACCACTTGCCTCCCCGGAACGCGACGGAGCCGGGGCATTGGCCCCGACTCCGATTCGCGTGTTGGTTCGCCCCGAAAGGCGCCCGATCAGGCAGCGAGATCCAAATCGGCGATGTCCCGGTTGGCCTCGGTGTCGGCCGCCTTGTGAACGGGCGGAACCGGACGCTGCCGGTCAGCCACCATCTGCTGTCCGAGGGACATGATCGTCCGCACGGCCCGGTCGTTGAAACCGGCGAAGTGGCCGTAGCCGGCAGCCTGGTTCAGGGCCAGAAAGAGGTCCTGCTGTGGGTGCCGGAGGTTGTGGAATGAACGGTTGCTGGAACGCAGCTTGTTGGAACGCATGGCTTGCTCTGTTTCACTGTGGTCCGACGGCCGTCGTCCGGATTCGGCCGGAGGGCTCGTCGAAGCTGTTGTTGTGTCTGACCTGCTCCGATGGCCCCTCCATTTGGAAGTTACCCATCGGTAGATCGCTGCATAGATTCTGGGGCATGGGTCACGCGAATCCACGGCGACTGTGGTCACAGGTGACCCCGGTCGCACCCCGTTACTGGGCAACCGACCGTGGCTATCCGACGGTCAGGTGCCGAGGACGATCATTCCTCCGGGCAGTGCCAGATGGTCCGAGAGTTCCTGCTCGTCGGTGGCCATCCGCCAGTCCAGGAGAGCCGCCGCGTACCCGGCCATCAACGGATGGTCGCTAAGGGGTTCGCACTCATCCGGATCACCCTCAAGGTCGAAGAAGATCGGCGCCATCCCGGCGAAGTGCACGTACTTGCCTCGGTGGTCCCGGTGCACCGCAAGGTTGCACAGGTGACCGTCCAGTCCATCCAACTCCCTGGAACCAGCCCACGCCCGGAAGTCGAATTCCCAATGCGCAGCGGTACGCCAGCCGTCCGGCAGACCACCGTCGGCAACCGATCCGTTGAGGAAGGGCCGCAGTGACCGGCCCTGACACTGCCGGGGCACCTCGACACCGGCCAGGTCGAGCACCGTGGGCATCACGTCGATGTTCTCGGTGAAGTCCTTCACCACCTGGCCCGCCCCACCGATACAGGCCGTTTCGATTCCGGTGCCTCCAGGAGCGCGGACGATCAACGGGATGTAGAACGCCTGATCGTGGAACCCCAACTTTGACATGAGGCCGTGGTCCCCGAGCATCTCGCCATGGTCCGAGGTCACAACCACCACGGTTTCGTCGGTGGCCCCCAGATCGTCCAGAGCCGTGAGGAGGCGGCCCACCTGGGCGTCGACCTCGGCCATCATCCCGTAGTAGGTGGCCCGCACCTGCCGGAGGTCAAGGTCGTCACCCGGCGGCCGATAGGCACCGAAGGCGCGCGCGGCGGCCACGAACGGATGGGTATCGACTCCGCCGTCCACGAGAGGATCGGGCACTGTCGCTGGATCAACGAGATCGTGGTAAGGCGCTGGCGCCGTGAACGGTGGGTGAGGCCGGTAGATCGACGCGTGGACAAACCACGGGTCGCCGACGCCCTCCAGCCGAGCCAGTTCGTCGATCACCTCCCCGACCAGGAACGCCGTCTCGGTCTCCTCGGCGGCAAACGGTGGCGGCGGCCACGACGCCCCCCGACCCACCGGGATGGCCACGTCGTCTCGGGGGCGCAGAAACCGCTCGCGATCCGACACGTCGTGACCCCGGGCCTCCAGCCACCGGTACCAGGGTTCCCGATGTTCGGGTAGGTCAAGCCCCACCCGAAACCCGGGCAGCGGACCCTCGTAGTCCCCGAGCCTCGGATCCCCCGCGGGCACGGTGCGCGGGTCGACCGTGGTGTCGGTGTGGCCGAACAGCACCGGGTCGTACCCCGCGGACCGCATGGCCAGGGCCACGTTGGTGAAGCGGGCGTCCAGCGGGGTGCCGTTCAGAACCGACCGGTG harbors:
- a CDS encoding matrixin family metalloprotease, with protein sequence MSYRKRLPAKRLGLGLVATALLVSSFSGALLSQDSPTPDQGDHELHDRANNEAYAWANNPADRKWRVELPVSVRNLLTLTGAGTTRRADRVDNDPASGLALAGSTAMFADETGSALWPNCTPIRVTVDTVESSADSTAAALATRDAITELGELTGLEFTPTTDSTHTVGDNPAPQPNTIQIIWVNRDTGLLEDHELGAAEVWHRKVVDRLIVFQAIVLLSDEILTKHDLDTNTGGDFIRTTLIHELGHAVGIGHSVDDGSVMYPRLNRKASVTTADRAAFAYAGSRGC
- a CDS encoding TetR/AcrR family transcriptional regulator; the protein is MSRPRDPELDAKIIEAATEEFHAVGYGSMSLGSIAVRAGVRPGAVYTRFRDKRDVLRAILEHVSTLRAERIRNLPGDDPYENLLYATRETHTSVSWEHAFTIPALALMGTEEANEVRDLIRDDMARNRHMELLRPALKQAVAAGVLPDNMSVNYASAMILGAYFTFRLGVDSEHWPADMPEKLLQTLGAKAP
- a CDS encoding class I SAM-dependent methyltransferase, whose translation is MGDGDFDLADAYAVETPDDNRNLYARWADSYESGFIKENAYQYHLGVAGAFLASATPDDGPVLDVGCGTGLVGEALRLDHRCPSLLDGLDLSPEMLEQAGTKSTASGEAVYSSLHVGDLTAVLPLVGNSYGAVVSCGTFTHGHVGPDAFDELYRIARPGALFAIGINPDHFTAHGFEARFATDVAAGTIIEPTIHRVVTYGAGPNVDQTSPVAVFRLR
- a CDS encoding sulfatase-like hydrolase/transferase — translated: MRRPNVLLVTLDQWRGDCLSAAGHPSVSTPNLDRLAAEGVRFASHFAQAAPCGPSRASLLTGTYQHVHRSVLNGTPLDARFTNVALAMRSAGYDPVLFGHTDTTVDPRTVPAGDPRLGDYEGPLPGFRVGLDLPEHREPWYRWLEARGHDVSDRERFLRPRDDVAIPVGRGASWPPPPFAAEETETAFLVGEVIDELARLEGVGDPWFVHASIYRPHPPFTAPAPYHDLVDPATVPDPLVDGGVDTHPFVAAARAFGAYRPPGDDLDLRQVRATYYGMMAEVDAQVGRLLTALDDLGATDETVVVVTSDHGEMLGDHGLMSKLGFHDQAFYIPLIVRAPGGTGIETACIGGAGQVVKDFTENIDVMPTVLDLAGVEVPRQCQGRSLRPFLNGSVADGGLPDGWRTAAHWEFDFRAWAGSRELDGLDGHLCNLAVHRDHRGKYVHFAGMAPIFFDLEGDPDECEPLSDHPLMAGYAAALLDWRMATDEQELSDHLALPGGMIVLGT